The Micromonospora sp. NBC_00421 DNA window GGTTCAGCTCAGCGTGTCGGGCTGTCGGTGCACCCGGCGTGGCACTGCGTGCAGTCCGCCTTGCCATGCCACAGCGGCCGGTCGATTTGGTAGCCGACGGCGGCGATGGCGTCAACGGCCCGGGCCAGTGGCACGGCCTCGCGGGCGGGGACGGTCGGCCACTCGCTGCCGTCCTCCGGCTCGTGGTGGATAAACCGGCCGGCGATCCGGTCGCAGAACTCGCTGTAGTCGCGGGTGTAGAGGAGGAAGGTGTGCCAGCCGATGTCGACCATGTCGGAGGGGCCGATCGGCGTGGTCGTGACGGCGGCAGCGGCGGCGGCGGCGAGGAACGCCAGCGCCTGGTCGAGGATGCGTGCCGGCATGCCGGCCGGCAACTCCGGGTGATCCTTGGCGATGCGGTCGGTGAGCCGCGCGAACAGCTCGGGAGACACCAGCGAGGTTCCTCGCCTTGCGGCGGTCGTCGGGTTGAGCGCG harbors:
- a CDS encoding glycine-rich domain-containing protein yields the protein MSPELFARLTDRIAKDHPELPAGMPARILDQALAFLAAAAAAAVTTTPIGPSDMVDIGWHTFLLYTRDYSEFCDRIAGRFIHHEPEDGSEWPTVPAREAVPLARAVDAIAAVGYQIDRPLWHGKADCTQCHAGCTDSPTR